Proteins encoded together in one Chitinophaga lutea window:
- a CDS encoding alkaline phosphatase: MISVKSTRLLVACLFILCHQAIAQRTPKHIILIGSDGFGAYAFQQSQTPVLRGMMQKGSWTLHARTVLPSSSAPNWASMVMGAGPELHGYTTWGSKKPDLPARVLDEYGMFPTVYALLRKARPQSEIGVIYEWDGIGYLFPKAAVNKDQNSDGDVAVAAAACDYIKSKKPAFLFVHLHDVDSVGHKVGHGTPEYYAAIERTDTHVGEILQAIRDAGMEQNTVVIFTADHGGINKGHGAISMNEMEIPWIVKGPGIRQNHEVQGSVMTFDTAATIARLFGLVQPQVWIGKAITEIFK; the protein is encoded by the coding sequence ATGATATCAGTAAAATCCACCCGGTTGCTGGTGGCATGCCTCTTCATCTTGTGCCACCAGGCCATCGCCCAGCGCACACCGAAGCACATTATCCTGATCGGTTCGGACGGGTTCGGGGCCTATGCATTTCAACAATCTCAGACGCCGGTGCTGCGCGGAATGATGCAAAAAGGTTCCTGGACGTTGCATGCCAGGACCGTACTTCCTTCCTCCAGTGCTCCCAACTGGGCGTCAATGGTAATGGGCGCCGGGCCTGAGTTACATGGGTATACCACCTGGGGCAGTAAAAAGCCCGATCTGCCGGCAAGAGTGCTGGATGAATACGGCATGTTCCCCACCGTGTATGCCCTGCTGCGCAAGGCCCGGCCGCAAAGCGAGATTGGTGTCATTTACGAGTGGGACGGCATCGGCTACCTTTTCCCGAAAGCAGCCGTGAATAAAGATCAAAATTCAGATGGCGATGTAGCGGTTGCCGCGGCCGCCTGCGATTACATCAAATCAAAGAAGCCGGCCTTCCTTTTTGTGCACCTGCACGATGTGGACAGCGTGGGTCATAAAGTAGGTCACGGCACGCCGGAATATTATGCCGCCATCGAGCGCACCGATACGCACGTCGGAGAAATTCTACAGGCCATCCGCGACGCCGGCATGGAGCAAAACACCGTTGTTATTTTCACGGCCGACCATGGCGGCATCAATAAAGGCCACGGCGCGATTTCGATGAATGAAATGGAAATCCCATGGATCGTAAAGGGCCCCGGCATCCGGCAGAACCATGAGGTACAGGGCAGCGTCATGACCTTCGACACGGCCGCCACCATTGCCCGGCTCTTCGGGCTGGTGCAGCCGCAGGTCTGGATTGGCAAGGCCATTACGGAAATTTTCAAATAG
- a CDS encoding zinc-binding dehydrogenase, whose protein sequence is MTEHSALHGKLALFDGPGEPFRLKELRVRALQPGEMLVRNIYTTICGSDLHTYCGLRQEPCPTVLGHEIVGEIVQLHPDHPGVDLFGEPLQPGDRVTWTIFSSDPASFHSLRGMPQKGDGLYKYGHVRVSGEEAFHGGLAEFCVLKAHTGIIKLPENMPASVAATINCSVATVAGALRMAGDVKDKNILITGMGHLGITCAAMCREAGAAWIAAADITAKRVDDAQRFGADGLFDMKNDQAELRGILRERTGGKGIDIAFDMSGSPEAMEFGLSCLGIGGCAVWIGAVFNTRPLQFSPEYIIRNLLTIKGLHNYNFDDFRYAFDFMRGNWEKYPFGSLVEKEFPLEAAKEAFEYALANRPLRVGVRL, encoded by the coding sequence ATGACAGAACATTCCGCATTACACGGCAAACTGGCCCTGTTCGACGGCCCGGGGGAGCCGTTCCGCCTCAAAGAGCTGCGTGTTCGGGCATTGCAGCCCGGCGAAATGCTCGTACGAAACATCTACACCACCATCTGCGGCAGCGATCTGCACACCTATTGCGGCCTGCGGCAGGAACCTTGTCCCACGGTGCTTGGGCACGAGATCGTAGGGGAGATCGTACAACTGCATCCAGATCATCCCGGTGTTGATTTGTTTGGAGAACCATTGCAGCCCGGCGATCGTGTAACGTGGACGATTTTTTCGAGCGACCCGGCATCGTTTCATTCGCTGCGCGGCATGCCGCAAAAAGGGGACGGCCTCTATAAATATGGGCACGTGCGGGTGTCGGGCGAGGAGGCCTTTCATGGGGGGCTGGCGGAATTTTGTGTGTTGAAAGCGCATACCGGCATTATCAAACTCCCGGAAAACATGCCGGCATCCGTGGCGGCTACCATCAACTGTTCGGTAGCCACCGTAGCCGGCGCGTTGCGCATGGCGGGCGATGTGAAGGATAAAAACATCCTCATCACCGGTATGGGACATTTGGGCATTACCTGTGCAGCGATGTGCAGGGAGGCTGGTGCGGCATGGATTGCGGCGGCAGATATTACGGCGAAAAGAGTGGACGATGCACAGCGCTTTGGCGCCGACGGGCTGTTCGACATGAAAAACGATCAGGCGGAACTGCGCGGAATCCTTCGTGAACGCACCGGCGGAAAAGGGATCGACATCGCTTTCGATATGAGCGGTTCGCCGGAGGCTATGGAGTTTGGCTTGTCGTGCCTGGGCATCGGCGGATGCGCGGTGTGGATCGGCGCAGTGTTCAACACACGGCCTTTGCAGTTCAGTCCCGAATACATTATCCGCAACCTGCTGACCATTAAAGGCCTGCACAACTATAATTTCGACGACTTCAGATATGCCTTTGATTTTATGCGGGGGAATTGGGAGAAATATCCATTCGGCAGCTTGGTGGAAAAGGAATTTCCGCTCGAAGCGGCGAAAGAGGCGTTTGAATATGCCCTGGCGAACAGGCCCCTGCGTGTGGGTGTCAGGCTATAG
- a CDS encoding winged helix-turn-helix transcriptional regulator, producing the protein MTKAKEQSTIQLNKQTVFKLCPITYVMEKIGGYWKPIILFHLLSGSKRYSELKKAMPHVTEKMLVQHLKQLEADGLILRVAMPVVPPHVTYSLTEMGMALRPVLHAMANWAIAEGKKLKKPLFRSIEEFPLG; encoded by the coding sequence ATGACGAAGGCGAAAGAACAATCCACCATCCAGCTCAACAAACAAACGGTATTCAAGCTGTGCCCCATTACGTATGTGATGGAGAAGATCGGCGGCTACTGGAAGCCTATTATCCTGTTTCATTTGCTGTCTGGCAGCAAGCGGTACAGCGAGCTGAAGAAAGCGATGCCGCATGTGACCGAAAAGATGCTGGTGCAGCATCTCAAACAACTGGAGGCCGATGGGCTGATATTGCGCGTGGCGATGCCGGTAGTGCCGCCGCATGTGACGTACAGTTTAACGGAGATGGGCATGGCGCTGCGGCCGGTGCTGCATGCCATGGCGAACTGGGCCATTGCTGAAGGGAAGAAGCTGAAAAAGCCGTTGTTCAGGAGCATAGAGGAGTTTCCGTTGGGGTGA
- a CDS encoding NAD(P)H-binding protein, whose product MNITLTGSLGNISSKLTEILVGKGHQVTLISQQPSRAAQIEAMGATAAIGSVEDESFLRSAFSGADAVYTMVPPNFSAPDYNAFVRNVQDRYAAAIEATGISHVVNLSSSGSPLSGSAPLQGYENLETRLDRLTGTSILHLRPGGFYSNFYGSIPLIRHQGIIGNNFDASATMIMSHPHDIAEAAATALHTRSFAGKEILYIVSDRKTGHEAAQIIGHAVGRPELQWVRFPDDQLLDALVAGGFSRDAAQHYIVDMGIAIREGLLDAHYQQNTHEEWGTRSFDVFASEFAQAYAHS is encoded by the coding sequence ATGAACATCACCCTCACCGGTTCTTTAGGGAACATCAGCAGCAAACTAACGGAAATCCTTGTCGGGAAAGGGCATCAGGTAACCCTCATCAGTCAGCAGCCTTCACGCGCGGCCCAGATCGAAGCAATGGGAGCAACGGCGGCCATCGGTTCCGTGGAAGACGAGTCCTTTCTCCGGAGCGCTTTCAGCGGGGCCGATGCCGTGTACACGATGGTGCCGCCGAATTTCAGCGCACCGGACTACAACGCCTTCGTGCGGAATGTACAGGACCGGTATGCCGCAGCCATCGAAGCAACGGGCATTTCACATGTGGTGAACCTGAGCAGCAGCGGGTCACCCCTCTCCGGCAGCGCGCCGCTGCAGGGTTATGAAAACCTGGAAACACGGCTTGATCGGCTGACCGGCACCAGCATCCTGCACCTCCGGCCCGGCGGCTTTTATTCCAACTTCTATGGCAGTATTCCGCTTATCCGCCATCAGGGCATTATCGGCAATAACTTCGACGCATCCGCCACCATGATCATGAGCCACCCGCACGACATCGCGGAAGCGGCGGCAACAGCACTGCACACACGGTCGTTTGCAGGAAAAGAAATCCTTTACATCGTCAGTGACCGGAAAACAGGCCACGAAGCGGCCCAGATAATCGGCCACGCCGTTGGTCGCCCGGAACTGCAATGGGTGCGATTCCCGGACGATCAGTTACTCGATGCCCTCGTCGCCGGCGGATTTTCCCGCGATGCGGCGCAGCACTACATCGTAGACATGGGCATCGCCATCCGCGAAGGCCTGCTTGACGCGCACTATCAGCAGAACACGCACGAAGAATGGGGGACGCGCAGCTTCGATGTATTCGCATCGGAATTTGCGCAGGCTTATGCCCATTCCTGA